The proteins below come from a single Sorghum bicolor cultivar BTx623 chromosome 4, Sorghum_bicolor_NCBIv3, whole genome shotgun sequence genomic window:
- the LOC8085181 gene encoding uncharacterized protein LOC8085181 isoform X2, translating to MADNGSAKGGSSAYIMNPENFSKRLKVFYDHWNEHNSDLWSCSDAIVIGTPALDDPPHLKSIALEIWLLGYDFPETIIVFMKNQIHVLCSKKKANLIGTLKKAANEAVGADIVLHVKTKNSDGSDLMDDIVRAAQAQSKSDKPVVGHIAKEVDGGKLLETWAAKLSSFGIQPADVTIGFSDLFAVKDTTEVTCVKKAAYLTSSVLKNFVVPKLEKVVDEEKKVSHSSLMFDTMKSILHPHLVKVKLEPDDVEICYPPVFQSGGKFDLKPGASSNDEYLYYDSASVIICALGSKYSSYCSNVARTYLIDATPMQRKAYETLLKAHEAAVEQVKPGNQMSAVYQAAVAVVKRDAPELLHNLTESAGNGIGLEFRESGLDLNANNDGRVKQGMVFNVSLGFHNIQVETTTAEKTKQYSLLLADTVLVNERGPEILTAPCSKAVKDVAYDFSKDAVKIERMKKIMNMKENIRNICIFAPGQANIVKALSSEPTLLAPEMMSDAIATGEEPVALYYRLGKGPRDTFLVNVIHCPEVTDSSMEFNASLSIVDGAFVKVDLNEGLTLQCENFIRQALYESVIPVLCIDVPDISGVLKDLKEGEQVAEAYEEEFYCKLSKLIKEANDIGNKYENKLLDDVTFDPRKANVCFSSSSSGWAFTLDDFARFWSQKLGVDYSLLLERSWGDNFYDPESNKWSTVHTETSKRGFSYYCTSFIMTICQRCLKGDLGNLEALCFGDTVKVQQQFVGKVGIPLYKDFIKKFLPAGRTFSRMIIWKLPSVQRAQQYRFDHLYSGPINDECARAISKCDSKGPLMLYISKIVTDAKTHEPIAIVRVYSGTVLAGTIVNILSPAAEENDAVRQSVKIDPIMWIGKRQQQVKTVHCGNVIGLRGIHQLAEVGCTLIPQNLKTTFRIRPISFYLTNNMQINDVTLGSTCENQMNPSNGTPFSLPYAVYSGLFSHQREGMFWFWRLHCNNTGGILADDMGLGKSRQVSAFLRGLFNSNLISKAIIVAPLSVIYNWKPELTKVGLQSKMFTEGNSKIHLAALENVGKEGGIVLTTYETIRDHKQKISDRLGTVDYIFADEGHRIKNKYAGVSKALKKIKCDHRIVVTGTPIQNNLMEFYTLMKLCNPTLLGKKKEFKENFLLPIDRGKFKGSTPSARQQSIECSEELNKLVSPFVLRRSKMTLKDSGRIKANKYEANLYKALMGDRKPRSRKHGGAFEISKVAKSLCLDPSIIGTTSAKNISEQFNSTLVKTITTTNREFTSSKLSFLLYFLPLLLNDKHKILVFSTSPEMLRVLEEALSAKINEEIIRMDGTTTCEDRVKLIDNFQRKDGPPLFLLTTKVGGVGINLTAASRVIIIDPSDNPCDDNQAVDRTYRIGQVRDVIVYRLVTCGTIEEHTYRQQTLKVETSNDVLEGKHCERKISEKQGRVLCVPVQGYDVSQTHLELVKMYGNTFESSSELKRDVDLVKKHRSIFDVFNQSAICLLPKDVPSCPQPPCRSDRVHSQYGVGLLPKEKGTQVMDCSGKTCSKPTASSKTVLFRGTHWLRQWANLQRREGLKEQLLSVAVHLEMSALAFFTALAFSSSND from the exons ATGGCTGACAATGGTAGTGCCAAAGGGGGATCTAGTGCCTATATAATGAATCCAGAGAACTTCAGTAAGCGGCTGAAGGTATTCTATGACCATTGGAACGAGCACAATTCTGATCTTTGGAGTTGCTCAGATGCTATTGTCATTGGTACTCCAGCACTTGACGACCCTCCGCATTTGAAATCCATAGCCCTGGAGATTTGGTTACTTGGATATGACTTTCCAGAAACAATAATTGTCTTCATGAAGAATCAAATACATGTTTTATGCAGTAAGAAGAAAGCAAATCTTATCGGGACCCTTAAGAAAGCTGCAAATGAGGCTGTTGGTGCTGACATTGTGTTGCATGTGAAAACCAAGAATAGTGACGGTTCTGACTTGATGGATGACATAGTGCGGGCTGCTCAGGCTCAATCAAAATCAGACAAGCCAGTTGTTGGACACATTGCCAAAGAGGTTGATGGGGGTAAACTGCTTGAAACATGGGCAGCAAAGTTATCTTCGTTTGGCATACAACCTGCAGATGTAACAATTGGATTTTCTGACCTCTTTGCTGTGAAGGACACCACAGAGGTCACGTGTGTGAAGAAGGCTGCTTACTTAACTTCATCtgttctgaaaaattttgtggtTCCTAAGTTGGAGAAGGTTGTCGATGAGGAGAAGAAAGTCTCACACTCATCGTTGATGTTTGACACAATGAAGTCTATTCTTCATCCGCACTTGGTCAAGGTGAAACTGGAGCCTGATGATGTTGAGATATGCTACCCTCCAGTCTTTCAAAGTGGGGGTAAGTTTGATCTCAAGCCTGGTGCGTCTAGCAATGATGAATACTTGTATTATGATTCAGCAAGTGTTATCATCTGTGCACTGGGTTCCAAATACAGTAGCTATTGTTCAAATGTTGCCCGGACATATCTTATTGATGCTACCCCTATGCAGCGTAAAGCATATGAGACCCTTTTGAAAGCTCATGAAGCTGCTGTTGAACAAGTGAAACCAGGAAATCAGATGAGTGCAGTTTATCAAGCTGCTGTGGCAGTGGTTAAGAGGGATGCCCCTGAACTACTTCATAATCTAACAGAGTCGGCGGGAAATGGAATAGGCCTTGAATTCCGAGAATCTGGCCTAGATCTGAATGCCAATAATGATGGCAGGGTAAAACAGGGAATGGTTTTTAATGTCTCCCTTGGCTTTCATAACATCCAGGTAGAAACCACCACGGCTGAGAAGACAAAGCAGTATTCACTGTTGTTAGCTGATACAGTTTTAGTCAATGAAAGAGGACCAGAGATCTTAACAGCACCTTGCTCCAAGGCAGTCAAAGATGTCGCTTATGACTTCAGCAAAGATGCAGTTAAGATAGAGCGTATGAAAAAGATAATGAATATGAAAGAGAATATTAGAAACATTTGTATCTTTGCTCCAGGTCAAGCCAATATTGTGAAAGCACTATCATCTGAGCCTACACTTTTGGCTCCAGAAATGATGAGTGATGCAATTGCTACAGGAGAAGAACCTGTGGCACTATACTACAGACTGGGTAAAGGTCCCAGAGATACGTTTCTAGTGAATGTTATCCACTGTCCTGAAGTTACTGATTCATCAATGGAGTTTAATGCTTCACTCTCCATTGTAGATGGAGCATTTGTAAAAGTTGATTTAAATGAAGGGTTAACCCTCCAGTGTGAAAATTTTATTCGCCAAGCACTCTATGAAAGTGTAATACCCGTACTCTGTATTGATGTCCCTGATATATCAGGAGTTCTCAAAGATTTGAAAGAAGGTGAGCAAGTTGCTGAAGCTTATGAGGAAGAATTTTATTGCAAGTTATCAAAGCTTATAAAAGAAGCAAATGACATAGGGAATAAATATGAGAATAAGCTGCTTGATGATGTCACATTTGATCCCAGGAAAGCAAATGTATGTttctcttcctcttcttctggATGGGCATTTACCTTGGATGATTTTGCGAGATTTTGGTCACAAAAACTTGGTGTGGACTATTCTCTGTTGTTGGAAAGGTCATGGGGCGATAATTTCTATGATCCAGAAAGTAATAAATGGAGTACAGTGCACACCGAAACCTCTAAGCGAGGTTTTTCATACTATTGCACTAGCTTCATCATGACCATCTGTCAGCGCTGCCTCAAAGGTGACCTGGGGAATCTTGAAGCACTCTGCTTTGGTGATACAGTTAAAGTTCAACAACAATTTGTGGGAAAAGTGGGAATTCCTCTTTATAAGGATTTCATTAAGAAATTTCTACCAGCCGGTAGAACTTTTAGTAGAATGATCATTTGGAAGCTCCCGTCTGTGCAAAGAGCTCAACAGTACCGATTTGACCATCTGTACAGTGGGCCAATCAATGATGAATGTGCAAGAGCTATTAGTAAGTGCGACTCGAAAGGTCCGCTGATGCTATACATATCAAAGATTGTTACTGATGCTAAAACACATGAACCAATTGCCATTGTTCGTGTGTACTCTGGAACTGTTTTGGCTGGTACGATAGTCAATATCTTGAGTCCTGCAGCTGAAGAGAACGATGCGGTTAGACAGAGCGTTAAAATTGATCCAATTATGTGGATAGGAAAAAGACAGCAGCAGGTTAAAACTGTCCATTGCGGCAATGTTATTGGGCTGAGGGGGATTCATCAGCTTGCTGAAGTGGGTTGCACACTGATACCACAAAACTTGAAGACGACTTTTCGCATTAGACCAATCAGCTTTTATCTCACGAACAATATGCAAATAAACGATGTGACTTTAGGCTCAACATGTGAAAACCAAATGAACCCAAGTAATGGCACACCTTTTTCtctgccatatgcagtatatagTGGCCTCTTTTCTCACCAGCGCGAAGGTATGTTTTGGTTTTGGAGACTCCATTGTAACAATACAGGAGGTATCTTAGCAGATGATATGGGCCTCGGTAAAAGCCGTCAGGTCTCTGCTTTCCTACGGGGCCTATTCAATTCAAATTTGATTAGCAAGGCTATAATTGTTGCACCGCTAAGTGTTATATATAACTGGAAACCAGAGTTAACAAAAGTTGGTCTTCAAAGCAAAAT GTTCACTGAAGGTAACTCTAAAATCCATCTAGCTGCCCTAGAAAATGTTGGAAAG GAAGGTGGTATTGTTTTGACTACCTATGAGACTATCCGTGACCATAAGCAGAAAATATCAGATAGGCTTGGTACTGTAGACTACATCTTTGCTGATGAAGGTCAcagaataaaaaataaatatgcggGTGTTTCCAAAGCACTTAAGAAGATAAAATGTGACCACAGGATTGTGGTCACCGGGACACCCATTCAAAACAACTTAATG GAATTTTATACCTTAATGAAGTTGTGCAATCCAACATTGCTGGGCAAAAAGAAGGAATTTAAGGAGAATTTTTTATTACCTATCGATCGTGGAAAGTTCAAAGGATCAACTCCTAGTGCGAGACAACAATCCATTGAGTGTTCAGAG GAATTAAACAAATTGGTTTCTCCATTTGTTTTACGAAGAAGCAAAATGACTTTGAAGGATTCTGGGAGGATAAAGGCCAACAAGTATGAG GCTAACCTTTATAAGGCCCTCATGGGTGACCGCAAACCCAGGTCGAGGAAACATGGTGGAGCTTTCGAAATTTCAAAA GTGGCAAAAAGCCTTTGTTTGGATCCCAGTATCATTGGAACGACAAGTGCCAAGAATATTTCAGAACAATTTAATAGCACCTTAGTGAAGACAATCACCACAACAAATAGAGAGTTCACTTCAAGTAAATTGAGCTTTCTGCTATATTTCCTG CCCCTTCTCCTGAATGATAAACACAAAATTCTTGTGTTTTCGACCTCCCCAGAAATGCTACGAGTCCTTGAG GAAGCTTTATCTGCCAAAATTAATGAAGAGATTATAAGGATGGATGGGACCACGACTTGCGAAGACAGAGTCAAGCTTATTGAT AATTTTCAACGGAAGGATGGACCACCTCTATTCCTTCTTACTACGAAAGTAGGCGGAGTGGGAATTAACTTAACTGCAGCATCCCGGGTTATAATAATAGATCCTTCAGATAACCCATG TGATGATAATCAAGCGGTTGATAGAACATACAGGATCGGACAAGTAAGAGATGTTATTGTGTATCGCCTCGTCACATGTGGGACAATAGAAGAACATACATATAGGCAACAG ACTTTAAAAGTTGAAACTTCAAATGATGTTTTAGAAGGTAAACATTGTGAGCGAAAAATTTCTGAGAag CAAGGACGCGTTTTATGTGTCCCAGTCCAGGGTTATGATGTTTCACAAACGCATTTGGAACTGGTTAAAATGTATGGCAATACATTTGAAAG CTCCTCAGAGTTGAAGAGAGATGTTGATTTGGTTAAGAAGCATCGTTCTATCTTTGATGTATTTAACCAGAGTGCCATCTGTTTGTTACCAAAAGATGTGCCTTCTTGTCCACAGCCTCCATGTCGTTCAGATCGTGTACACAGT CAATATGGTGTGGGTTTATTACCAAAAGAGAAAG GAACCCAAGTTATGGATTGTTCAGGCAAAACATGCAGTAAACCAACAGCATCCAGCAAAACT GTACTTTTCAGAGGAACTCACTGGCTGCGTCAATGGGCGAACTTACAACGGCGTGAAGGCCTGAAGGAGCAGCTCCTTTCAGTAGCAGTTCACCTAGAGATGTCGGCTTTAGCGTTTTTTACGGCTTTAGCGTTTTCTAGTTCCAATGATTGA
- the LOC8085181 gene encoding uncharacterized protein LOC8085181 isoform X1: MADNGSAKGGSSAYIMNPENFSKRLKVFYDHWNEHNSDLWSCSDAIVIGTPALDDPPHLKSIALEIWLLGYDFPETIIVFMKNQIHVLCSKKKANLIGTLKKAANEAVGADIVLHVKTKNSDGSDLMDDIVRAAQAQSKSDKPVVGHIAKEVDGGKLLETWAAKLSSFGIQPADVTIGFSDLFAVKDTTEVTCVKKAAYLTSSVLKNFVVPKLEKVVDEEKKVSHSSLMFDTMKSILHPHLVKVKLEPDDVEICYPPVFQSGGKFDLKPGASSNDEYLYYDSASVIICALGSKYSSYCSNVARTYLIDATPMQRKAYETLLKAHEAAVEQVKPGNQMSAVYQAAVAVVKRDAPELLHNLTESAGNGIGLEFRESGLDLNANNDGRVKQGMVFNVSLGFHNIQVETTTAEKTKQYSLLLADTVLVNERGPEILTAPCSKAVKDVAYDFSKDAVKIERMKKIMNMKENIRNICIFAPGQANIVKALSSEPTLLAPEMMSDAIATGEEPVALYYRLGKGPRDTFLVNVIHCPEVTDSSMEFNASLSIVDGAFVKVDLNEGLTLQCENFIRQALYESVIPVLCIDVPDISGVLKDLKEGEQVAEAYEEEFYCKLSKLIKEANDIGNKYENKLLDDVTFDPRKANVCFSSSSSGWAFTLDDFARFWSQKLGVDYSLLLERSWGDNFYDPESNKWSTVHTETSKRGFSYYCTSFIMTICQRCLKGDLGNLEALCFGDTVKVQQQFVGKVGIPLYKDFIKKFLPAGRTFSRMIIWKLPSVQRAQQYRFDHLYSGPINDECARAISKCDSKGPLMLYISKIVTDAKTHEPIAIVRVYSGTVLAGTIVNILSPAAEENDAVRQSVKIDPIMWIGKRQQQVKTVHCGNVIGLRGIHQLAEVGCTLIPQNLKTTFRIRPISFYLTNNMQINDVTLGSTCENQMNPSNGTPFSLPYAVYSGLFSHQREGMFWFWRLHCNNTGGILADDMGLGKSRQVSAFLRGLFNSNLISKAIIVAPLSVIYNWKPELTKVGLQSKMFTEGNSKIHLAALENVGKEGGIVLTTYETIRDHKQKISDRLGTVDYIFADEGHRIKNKYAGVSKALKKIKCDHRIVVTGTPIQNNLMEFYTLMKLCNPTLLGKKKEFKENFLLPIDRGKFKGSTPSARQQSIECSEELNKLVSPFVLRRSKMTLKDSGRIKANKYEVIVWVKLSAHQANLYKALMGDRKPRSRKHGGAFEISKVAKSLCLDPSIIGTTSAKNISEQFNSTLVKTITTTNREFTSSKLSFLLYFLPLLLNDKHKILVFSTSPEMLRVLEEALSAKINEEIIRMDGTTTCEDRVKLIDNFQRKDGPPLFLLTTKVGGVGINLTAASRVIIIDPSDNPCDDNQAVDRTYRIGQVRDVIVYRLVTCGTIEEHTYRQQTLKVETSNDVLEGKHCERKISEKQGRVLCVPVQGYDVSQTHLELVKMYGNTFESSSELKRDVDLVKKHRSIFDVFNQSAICLLPKDVPSCPQPPCRSDRVHSQYGVGLLPKEKGTQVMDCSGKTCSKPTASSKTVLFRGTHWLRQWANLQRREGLKEQLLSVAVHLEMSALAFFTALAFSSSND; the protein is encoded by the exons ATGGCTGACAATGGTAGTGCCAAAGGGGGATCTAGTGCCTATATAATGAATCCAGAGAACTTCAGTAAGCGGCTGAAGGTATTCTATGACCATTGGAACGAGCACAATTCTGATCTTTGGAGTTGCTCAGATGCTATTGTCATTGGTACTCCAGCACTTGACGACCCTCCGCATTTGAAATCCATAGCCCTGGAGATTTGGTTACTTGGATATGACTTTCCAGAAACAATAATTGTCTTCATGAAGAATCAAATACATGTTTTATGCAGTAAGAAGAAAGCAAATCTTATCGGGACCCTTAAGAAAGCTGCAAATGAGGCTGTTGGTGCTGACATTGTGTTGCATGTGAAAACCAAGAATAGTGACGGTTCTGACTTGATGGATGACATAGTGCGGGCTGCTCAGGCTCAATCAAAATCAGACAAGCCAGTTGTTGGACACATTGCCAAAGAGGTTGATGGGGGTAAACTGCTTGAAACATGGGCAGCAAAGTTATCTTCGTTTGGCATACAACCTGCAGATGTAACAATTGGATTTTCTGACCTCTTTGCTGTGAAGGACACCACAGAGGTCACGTGTGTGAAGAAGGCTGCTTACTTAACTTCATCtgttctgaaaaattttgtggtTCCTAAGTTGGAGAAGGTTGTCGATGAGGAGAAGAAAGTCTCACACTCATCGTTGATGTTTGACACAATGAAGTCTATTCTTCATCCGCACTTGGTCAAGGTGAAACTGGAGCCTGATGATGTTGAGATATGCTACCCTCCAGTCTTTCAAAGTGGGGGTAAGTTTGATCTCAAGCCTGGTGCGTCTAGCAATGATGAATACTTGTATTATGATTCAGCAAGTGTTATCATCTGTGCACTGGGTTCCAAATACAGTAGCTATTGTTCAAATGTTGCCCGGACATATCTTATTGATGCTACCCCTATGCAGCGTAAAGCATATGAGACCCTTTTGAAAGCTCATGAAGCTGCTGTTGAACAAGTGAAACCAGGAAATCAGATGAGTGCAGTTTATCAAGCTGCTGTGGCAGTGGTTAAGAGGGATGCCCCTGAACTACTTCATAATCTAACAGAGTCGGCGGGAAATGGAATAGGCCTTGAATTCCGAGAATCTGGCCTAGATCTGAATGCCAATAATGATGGCAGGGTAAAACAGGGAATGGTTTTTAATGTCTCCCTTGGCTTTCATAACATCCAGGTAGAAACCACCACGGCTGAGAAGACAAAGCAGTATTCACTGTTGTTAGCTGATACAGTTTTAGTCAATGAAAGAGGACCAGAGATCTTAACAGCACCTTGCTCCAAGGCAGTCAAAGATGTCGCTTATGACTTCAGCAAAGATGCAGTTAAGATAGAGCGTATGAAAAAGATAATGAATATGAAAGAGAATATTAGAAACATTTGTATCTTTGCTCCAGGTCAAGCCAATATTGTGAAAGCACTATCATCTGAGCCTACACTTTTGGCTCCAGAAATGATGAGTGATGCAATTGCTACAGGAGAAGAACCTGTGGCACTATACTACAGACTGGGTAAAGGTCCCAGAGATACGTTTCTAGTGAATGTTATCCACTGTCCTGAAGTTACTGATTCATCAATGGAGTTTAATGCTTCACTCTCCATTGTAGATGGAGCATTTGTAAAAGTTGATTTAAATGAAGGGTTAACCCTCCAGTGTGAAAATTTTATTCGCCAAGCACTCTATGAAAGTGTAATACCCGTACTCTGTATTGATGTCCCTGATATATCAGGAGTTCTCAAAGATTTGAAAGAAGGTGAGCAAGTTGCTGAAGCTTATGAGGAAGAATTTTATTGCAAGTTATCAAAGCTTATAAAAGAAGCAAATGACATAGGGAATAAATATGAGAATAAGCTGCTTGATGATGTCACATTTGATCCCAGGAAAGCAAATGTATGTttctcttcctcttcttctggATGGGCATTTACCTTGGATGATTTTGCGAGATTTTGGTCACAAAAACTTGGTGTGGACTATTCTCTGTTGTTGGAAAGGTCATGGGGCGATAATTTCTATGATCCAGAAAGTAATAAATGGAGTACAGTGCACACCGAAACCTCTAAGCGAGGTTTTTCATACTATTGCACTAGCTTCATCATGACCATCTGTCAGCGCTGCCTCAAAGGTGACCTGGGGAATCTTGAAGCACTCTGCTTTGGTGATACAGTTAAAGTTCAACAACAATTTGTGGGAAAAGTGGGAATTCCTCTTTATAAGGATTTCATTAAGAAATTTCTACCAGCCGGTAGAACTTTTAGTAGAATGATCATTTGGAAGCTCCCGTCTGTGCAAAGAGCTCAACAGTACCGATTTGACCATCTGTACAGTGGGCCAATCAATGATGAATGTGCAAGAGCTATTAGTAAGTGCGACTCGAAAGGTCCGCTGATGCTATACATATCAAAGATTGTTACTGATGCTAAAACACATGAACCAATTGCCATTGTTCGTGTGTACTCTGGAACTGTTTTGGCTGGTACGATAGTCAATATCTTGAGTCCTGCAGCTGAAGAGAACGATGCGGTTAGACAGAGCGTTAAAATTGATCCAATTATGTGGATAGGAAAAAGACAGCAGCAGGTTAAAACTGTCCATTGCGGCAATGTTATTGGGCTGAGGGGGATTCATCAGCTTGCTGAAGTGGGTTGCACACTGATACCACAAAACTTGAAGACGACTTTTCGCATTAGACCAATCAGCTTTTATCTCACGAACAATATGCAAATAAACGATGTGACTTTAGGCTCAACATGTGAAAACCAAATGAACCCAAGTAATGGCACACCTTTTTCtctgccatatgcagtatatagTGGCCTCTTTTCTCACCAGCGCGAAGGTATGTTTTGGTTTTGGAGACTCCATTGTAACAATACAGGAGGTATCTTAGCAGATGATATGGGCCTCGGTAAAAGCCGTCAGGTCTCTGCTTTCCTACGGGGCCTATTCAATTCAAATTTGATTAGCAAGGCTATAATTGTTGCACCGCTAAGTGTTATATATAACTGGAAACCAGAGTTAACAAAAGTTGGTCTTCAAAGCAAAAT GTTCACTGAAGGTAACTCTAAAATCCATCTAGCTGCCCTAGAAAATGTTGGAAAG GAAGGTGGTATTGTTTTGACTACCTATGAGACTATCCGTGACCATAAGCAGAAAATATCAGATAGGCTTGGTACTGTAGACTACATCTTTGCTGATGAAGGTCAcagaataaaaaataaatatgcggGTGTTTCCAAAGCACTTAAGAAGATAAAATGTGACCACAGGATTGTGGTCACCGGGACACCCATTCAAAACAACTTAATG GAATTTTATACCTTAATGAAGTTGTGCAATCCAACATTGCTGGGCAAAAAGAAGGAATTTAAGGAGAATTTTTTATTACCTATCGATCGTGGAAAGTTCAAAGGATCAACTCCTAGTGCGAGACAACAATCCATTGAGTGTTCAGAG GAATTAAACAAATTGGTTTCTCCATTTGTTTTACGAAGAAGCAAAATGACTTTGAAGGATTCTGGGAGGATAAAGGCCAACAAGTATGAGGTGATTGTCTGGGTGAAACTAAGTGCTCATCAG GCTAACCTTTATAAGGCCCTCATGGGTGACCGCAAACCCAGGTCGAGGAAACATGGTGGAGCTTTCGAAATTTCAAAA GTGGCAAAAAGCCTTTGTTTGGATCCCAGTATCATTGGAACGACAAGTGCCAAGAATATTTCAGAACAATTTAATAGCACCTTAGTGAAGACAATCACCACAACAAATAGAGAGTTCACTTCAAGTAAATTGAGCTTTCTGCTATATTTCCTG CCCCTTCTCCTGAATGATAAACACAAAATTCTTGTGTTTTCGACCTCCCCAGAAATGCTACGAGTCCTTGAG GAAGCTTTATCTGCCAAAATTAATGAAGAGATTATAAGGATGGATGGGACCACGACTTGCGAAGACAGAGTCAAGCTTATTGAT AATTTTCAACGGAAGGATGGACCACCTCTATTCCTTCTTACTACGAAAGTAGGCGGAGTGGGAATTAACTTAACTGCAGCATCCCGGGTTATAATAATAGATCCTTCAGATAACCCATG TGATGATAATCAAGCGGTTGATAGAACATACAGGATCGGACAAGTAAGAGATGTTATTGTGTATCGCCTCGTCACATGTGGGACAATAGAAGAACATACATATAGGCAACAG ACTTTAAAAGTTGAAACTTCAAATGATGTTTTAGAAGGTAAACATTGTGAGCGAAAAATTTCTGAGAag CAAGGACGCGTTTTATGTGTCCCAGTCCAGGGTTATGATGTTTCACAAACGCATTTGGAACTGGTTAAAATGTATGGCAATACATTTGAAAG CTCCTCAGAGTTGAAGAGAGATGTTGATTTGGTTAAGAAGCATCGTTCTATCTTTGATGTATTTAACCAGAGTGCCATCTGTTTGTTACCAAAAGATGTGCCTTCTTGTCCACAGCCTCCATGTCGTTCAGATCGTGTACACAGT CAATATGGTGTGGGTTTATTACCAAAAGAGAAAG GAACCCAAGTTATGGATTGTTCAGGCAAAACATGCAGTAAACCAACAGCATCCAGCAAAACT GTACTTTTCAGAGGAACTCACTGGCTGCGTCAATGGGCGAACTTACAACGGCGTGAAGGCCTGAAGGAGCAGCTCCTTTCAGTAGCAGTTCACCTAGAGATGTCGGCTTTAGCGTTTTTTACGGCTTTAGCGTTTTCTAGTTCCAATGATTGA